In Arthrobacter sp. UKPF54-2, the following are encoded in one genomic region:
- a CDS encoding S9 family peptidase translates to MHGNAKWAVGGIIGGSAAAGLLAAGSSALALYFARRVITPVRVREEDQEVLAVIRDGRELQVILKATPDSTVEGVYGFFFDGGRGHARLGRILSYSPAEQTVLREVEAVYSGDLTTARRGYWSGAVHPDPAALGLPAEEVQIEVDGGTAPAWLVRAAPQAGLPAELPAEGAGAAGATPPSDVWAIMVHGRGASRQEGLRAVRVARDLGLSSLLISYRNDGLAPSAQDGRYGLGSTEWRDVEAAIAYALDHGAREVVLFGWSMGGAICLQTADLSRYHHLIRAMVLDAPVINWVNVLAHHAELNRIPSAVGRYGQLMMSHPLGRRLTGLAAPVDLKAMDWVSRAVELRTPTLILHSVDDEYVPYGPSATLAEKNPEMVTFETFSTARHTKEWNVDPERWEALVTAWLRQQLAPRKTPAG, encoded by the coding sequence GTGCACGGGAATGCCAAGTGGGCCGTGGGCGGCATCATCGGCGGGAGCGCCGCGGCGGGGCTGCTCGCCGCGGGCTCCTCGGCGCTGGCCTTGTACTTCGCGCGGCGTGTCATCACCCCGGTCCGGGTGCGGGAGGAGGACCAGGAGGTGCTGGCGGTGATCCGCGACGGCCGTGAGCTGCAGGTCATCCTCAAAGCGACCCCGGACTCGACGGTCGAGGGGGTCTACGGGTTCTTTTTCGACGGCGGCCGCGGGCACGCCCGGCTCGGTCGGATCCTGTCCTATTCGCCCGCCGAGCAGACGGTGCTGCGGGAGGTCGAGGCCGTCTACAGCGGGGACCTGACGACGGCGCGGCGTGGCTACTGGAGCGGGGCCGTGCACCCGGATCCCGCGGCGCTCGGACTGCCGGCCGAAGAGGTGCAGATCGAGGTCGACGGCGGAACAGCGCCCGCCTGGCTGGTCCGCGCCGCCCCGCAGGCCGGCCTGCCGGCGGAACTGCCGGCCGAAGGGGCGGGAGCGGCGGGCGCAACGCCGCCGTCGGACGTCTGGGCGATCATGGTGCACGGGCGCGGCGCGAGCCGGCAGGAGGGCCTCCGGGCCGTCCGGGTGGCTCGCGACCTGGGCCTGTCCAGCCTGCTCATTTCCTACCGCAATGACGGACTGGCCCCCTCGGCGCAGGACGGCCGGTACGGCCTGGGCTCCACCGAGTGGCGCGACGTCGAGGCTGCAATCGCCTACGCGCTGGACCACGGCGCCCGCGAAGTGGTGCTCTTCGGCTGGTCAATGGGCGGGGCGATCTGCCTGCAGACCGCGGACCTCTCCCGCTACCACCACCTGATCCGGGCGATGGTGCTGGATGCACCGGTGATCAACTGGGTCAACGTGCTGGCGCATCATGCCGAGCTGAACCGGATCCCGTCCGCCGTCGGACGCTACGGGCAGCTGATGATGAGCCACCCGCTGGGCCGCCGGCTCACCGGGCTGGCCGCCCCGGTGGACCTGAAGGCGATGGACTGGGTGTCCCGCGCCGTGGAGCTCCGGACGCCGACGCTGATCCTGCACTCGGTCGACGACGAATACGTCCCCTACGGCCCGTCCGCGACCCTCGCCGAGAAGAACCCGGAGATGGTGACGTTCGAGACGTTCAGCACGGCCCGGCACACCAAGGAATGGAACGTAGACCCGGAGCGCTGGGAGGCTCTGGTCACGGCCTGGCTCCGGCAGCAGCTCGCGCCCCGGAAAACTCCGGCTGGCTAG
- the msrB gene encoding peptide-methionine (R)-S-oxide reductase MsrB has translation MSIFSNKPKVQPVSSPATGAAGDTAAAAAGQTGATEAGPVEKTDQQWREELTPEEYRVLRQAGTERPYTGEYWDTHTEGVYQCRACGTELFTSREKFDSHCGWPSFWAPLAEGTVRYIHDRTLGMERIEVRCAACDSHLGHVFEGEGYGTPTDQRYCINSVSLKLVPAADATEGPEA, from the coding sequence ATGAGCATCTTTAGCAACAAGCCCAAAGTCCAGCCCGTCTCCTCCCCTGCCACCGGGGCCGCAGGGGACACCGCAGCGGCCGCGGCCGGACAAACCGGCGCCACCGAAGCGGGCCCGGTGGAAAAGACCGACCAGCAGTGGCGCGAGGAGCTGACCCCGGAGGAATACCGGGTGCTGCGCCAGGCCGGGACCGAGCGGCCCTACACCGGCGAATACTGGGACACCCACACCGAGGGCGTCTACCAATGCCGGGCCTGCGGCACCGAGCTGTTCACCAGCCGGGAAAAATTCGATTCGCACTGCGGCTGGCCCTCCTTCTGGGCACCGCTGGCGGAGGGCACGGTGCGCTACATCCACGACCGCACCCTCGGGATGGAACGCATCGAGGTGCGCTGCGCGGCCTGTGACTCGCACCTGGGCCACGTCTTTGAGGGCGAGGGCTACGGCACCCCCACGGACCAGCGCTACTGCATCAACTCCGTTTCCCTGAAGCTCGTCCCCGCGGCCGACGCCACCGAAGGCCCCGAAGCCTGA
- a CDS encoding DUF6421 family protein: MTVTALTAPARITADSPEWQQLKAAATALQALQVKDGSVPDAADHPAAADLVATLTAAVTALAPAFPHDAAYLALLVTDFRRWADAGFGVPDFLDSLQAFQPQQHRVNGLQHLVVFPMYTQNGSTNRLVEAVLIEVIWPEFIDGLEAGEYSNKLFVPIRFLDFTPGYDTNSAVLFPETVAVRETPTFTWGAIFADREAARFRRVLRAAADITSLELPADAAALLEDQDLTQETFVMWDLIHDRTHMRGDLPFDPFMIKQRMPYFLYSLEELRCDLTAFRESVKIEKDEDADPEARRHAKLVQYAVIFDRIFRFAITGSRVRNYDGLGGQLLFAWMHQHHVLHWTDSKLSIDWDEVADVVVELGARIEELYWRSIDRPKTAHWLAAYELISGTVTPNPASVWAKGPDALPLDGPPRGLTDQVLDDEFPLSMFYEALEKKMRTVIESTAGITGTSDTGSTNAALNAG, translated from the coding sequence ATGACCGTAACCGCCCTCACCGCCCCTGCCCGGATCACTGCCGATTCCCCGGAATGGCAGCAGCTCAAGGCCGCCGCGACGGCCCTGCAGGCCCTCCAGGTCAAGGACGGTTCCGTCCCCGACGCCGCCGACCACCCGGCCGCCGCGGACCTCGTCGCCACCCTCACTGCAGCGGTGACTGCCCTGGCTCCGGCCTTCCCGCACGACGCCGCCTACCTGGCCCTTCTCGTCACCGACTTCCGCCGCTGGGCCGACGCAGGCTTCGGCGTCCCGGACTTCCTCGACTCCCTGCAGGCCTTTCAGCCGCAGCAGCACCGCGTCAACGGCCTCCAGCACCTGGTGGTTTTCCCGATGTACACCCAGAACGGCAGCACCAACCGGCTGGTCGAAGCGGTGCTGATCGAGGTCATCTGGCCGGAATTCATTGACGGCCTGGAGGCGGGCGAATACTCCAACAAGCTCTTCGTGCCGATCCGCTTCCTCGACTTCACCCCCGGCTACGACACCAACTCCGCGGTGCTCTTCCCGGAGACCGTCGCCGTCCGCGAGACCCCCACCTTCACTTGGGGCGCCATCTTCGCCGACCGCGAGGCGGCCCGCTTCCGTCGGGTGCTGCGCGCCGCCGCGGACATCACCTCCCTGGAACTGCCGGCTGACGCCGCGGCCCTGCTCGAGGACCAGGACCTGACCCAGGAAACCTTCGTGATGTGGGACCTCATCCACGACCGCACCCACATGCGCGGCGACCTGCCGTTCGACCCGTTTATGATCAAGCAGCGCATGCCGTACTTCCTGTATTCCCTGGAGGAACTCCGCTGCGACCTGACCGCTTTCCGCGAGTCCGTGAAGATCGAAAAGGACGAGGACGCCGATCCGGAGGCACGCCGGCACGCCAAGCTGGTCCAGTACGCCGTCATCTTCGACCGCATCTTCCGCTTCGCCATCACCGGCAGCCGGGTCCGGAACTATGACGGCCTCGGGGGCCAGCTGCTCTTCGCCTGGATGCACCAGCACCACGTGCTGCACTGGACCGACAGCAAGCTCAGCATCGACTGGGACGAAGTTGCCGACGTCGTCGTTGAACTCGGCGCCAGGATCGAGGAACTGTACTGGCGCTCGATCGACCGCCCCAAGACGGCCCACTGGCTGGCCGCCTACGAGCTGATCTCCGGCACTGTCACTCCCAACCCGGCGTCGGTCTGGGCCAAGGGGCCCGACGCCCTGCCGCTGGACGGTCCGCCGCGCGGCCTGACCGATCAGGTGCTCGACGACGAGTTCCCGCTCTCCATGTTCTACGAAGCGCTGGAGAAGAAGATGCGCACCGTAATCGAATCCACCGCAGGCATCACGGGGACGTCCGATACGGGCTCGACTAACGCTGCACTGAACGCCGGATGA
- a CDS encoding SDR family oxidoreductase, producing MSAGRTLNVLVAGGSGPSGIAVARALRNAGHAVFTVGSDRARIEAAAAEAGSGVVPMVCDLADPAAVRYLRATLTEQAGRVDGVIHLVGGWRGAKGITDQSDEDWDFLERNAVTTLRNVSRAFYDDLAASDTGRLAIVSSTAVASPTAAGASYAAAKAAAEAWTLAVADGFRRAQAGHKEEPVEQQSAAVIFVVKALVDAGMRAKSPERTFPGFTDVEDLAAAAVGLFTAPAAELNGRRLPLSR from the coding sequence ATGAGCGCCGGCCGCACACTGAACGTGCTGGTCGCGGGCGGCAGCGGTCCTTCGGGGATCGCCGTCGCCCGCGCCCTGCGCAACGCCGGACACGCCGTTTTCACCGTGGGCTCGGACCGGGCCCGGATCGAGGCCGCCGCGGCCGAGGCCGGCAGCGGTGTGGTGCCGATGGTCTGCGACCTTGCCGATCCGGCGGCGGTCCGGTACCTCCGCGCAACACTCACGGAACAGGCCGGGCGCGTCGATGGCGTGATCCACCTGGTGGGCGGCTGGCGCGGCGCGAAGGGCATCACGGACCAGAGCGATGAGGACTGGGACTTCCTGGAACGCAACGCCGTCACCACCCTCCGCAACGTCAGCCGGGCTTTTTACGACGACCTGGCCGCCTCGGACACCGGGCGCCTGGCCATCGTCTCGTCCACCGCGGTGGCCAGCCCGACGGCGGCCGGCGCCAGCTACGCGGCGGCCAAGGCGGCCGCGGAAGCCTGGACCCTCGCGGTGGCCGACGGGTTCCGCCGCGCCCAAGCAGGACACAAGGAGGAGCCCGTGGAGCAGCAAAGCGCCGCCGTGATCTTCGTGGTGAAGGCCCTCGTGGACGCGGGCATGCGGGCGAAGTCCCCGGAACGCACCTTCCCCGGCTTCACCGACGTCGAAGACCTGGCCGCTGCCGCCGTCGGTCTCTTCACCGCCCCCGCCGCGGAACTGAACGGCCGGCGGCTGCCCCTTAGCCGGTAA
- a CDS encoding low specificity L-threonine aldolase — translation MTSTVEKNIVDTAPASTTERLHDPSVRGFASDNYSGVHPEVLAALAAANEGHQVSYGEDDYTARLQQLMEEHFGTGIECFPVFNGTGANVLSLQSLLPRWGAVICASTAHINMDENGAPERIGGIKLLQVPTEDGKLTPALIDQEAWGWGDEHRAQPLAVSITQTTELGTCYTPEEVRAIAEHVHSKGMKLHMDGARLANAAAHLGVPLRAFTRDAGVDILSFGGTKNGLLFGEVVVALNPDAAHGLVYLRKMNMQLASKMRFMSAQFIALLEGDLWLRSASHANAMAARLRAGVESIPGVELSQKTESNGVFAVLPAGVADRLRKSFRFYDWNEAAREVRWMCSFDTTEEDVDSFIAAIKRELADA, via the coding sequence ATGACCAGCACGGTCGAAAAAAACATAGTTGACACTGCCCCGGCCAGCACCACGGAGCGGCTCCACGACCCCTCCGTCCGCGGCTTCGCCTCGGACAACTATTCCGGAGTGCACCCGGAGGTCCTGGCGGCCCTCGCCGCGGCCAACGAGGGCCACCAGGTTTCCTACGGCGAGGACGATTACACCGCCCGGCTGCAGCAGCTGATGGAGGAGCACTTCGGGACGGGCATTGAATGCTTCCCGGTCTTCAACGGCACCGGCGCCAACGTGCTCTCGCTGCAGTCCCTGCTGCCGCGCTGGGGCGCCGTCATCTGCGCCTCCACCGCCCACATCAACATGGACGAAAACGGCGCCCCCGAGCGGATCGGCGGCATCAAGCTGCTCCAGGTCCCTACGGAGGACGGCAAACTCACCCCCGCCCTGATCGACCAGGAAGCCTGGGGCTGGGGCGACGAGCACCGCGCCCAGCCGCTGGCCGTGTCCATCACCCAGACCACCGAACTCGGCACCTGCTACACGCCCGAGGAGGTCCGCGCGATCGCGGAGCATGTCCACTCCAAGGGAATGAAACTGCACATGGACGGCGCCCGGCTGGCCAACGCCGCCGCCCACCTCGGCGTGCCGCTGCGGGCGTTCACCCGCGACGCCGGCGTGGACATCCTCTCCTTCGGCGGCACCAAGAACGGCCTGCTCTTCGGCGAGGTTGTGGTGGCGCTGAACCCCGACGCCGCCCACGGCCTGGTCTACCTGCGCAAGATGAACATGCAGCTCGCCTCCAAGATGCGTTTCATGTCGGCCCAGTTCATCGCCCTGCTCGAGGGTGATCTGTGGCTGCGTTCGGCGTCGCACGCCAATGCGATGGCGGCCCGGCTTCGCGCCGGCGTCGAGTCGATCCCCGGCGTCGAGCTGAGCCAGAAGACCGAGTCCAACGGCGTCTTCGCCGTCCTGCCCGCCGGTGTGGCGGACCGGCTGCGGAAGTCCTTCCGCTTCTACGACTGGAACGAGGCGGCCCGCGAGGTCCGCTGGATGTGCTCCTTCGACACCACCGAGGAAGACGTTGATTCCTTTATTGCCGCGATCAAGCGCGAGCTCGCGGACGCCTGA
- a CDS encoding DUF3000 domain-containing protein translates to MNALDQVPADFLFALGTLRKARCRSELRLDEIPAPGRLAPFAVALGAEVVVPGDGASGAVHGPAAAALAPAAGSDDVELATGRFILLHDPDGSAVWDGEFRIVTYIRAQLEPDMGNDEMLGSVAWTWLVEALENHQADYRSAGGTATRVLSESFGTLADRPGTIDIELRASWTPAGRDITAHLEAWSDMVCTFAGLPPLPEGVSALPRRRPRLA, encoded by the coding sequence GTGAACGCCCTCGACCAGGTTCCGGCGGATTTCCTCTTCGCTTTGGGAACCCTTCGAAAAGCACGGTGCCGCAGCGAGTTGCGCCTCGACGAGATCCCGGCGCCCGGCCGGCTCGCGCCCTTCGCCGTGGCGCTCGGCGCGGAAGTGGTGGTCCCCGGCGACGGCGCCTCCGGAGCGGTCCACGGCCCGGCGGCCGCCGCACTGGCCCCCGCGGCCGGCAGCGACGACGTCGAACTCGCCACCGGCCGCTTCATCCTCCTGCACGACCCCGACGGCTCCGCGGTCTGGGACGGCGAATTCCGGATCGTCACCTACATCCGCGCCCAGCTGGAACCGGACATGGGCAACGACGAGATGCTCGGCTCCGTCGCCTGGACCTGGCTGGTGGAAGCACTGGAAAACCACCAGGCCGACTACCGTTCAGCCGGCGGCACGGCCACCCGGGTGCTCTCCGAGAGCTTCGGCACGCTGGCGGACCGGCCCGGAACCATCGACATCGAACTGCGCGCCTCATGGACGCCGGCCGGCCGCGACATCACCGCGCATCTGGAGGCGTGGTCGGACATGGTCTGCACGTTTGCCGGCCTGCCGCCGCTGCCAGAGGGCGTCTCCGCACTGCCGCGCCGGCGTCCCCGGCTGGCATGA
- a CDS encoding HRDC domain-containing protein: MTPHNPEITTANTAAATNPAASTASAADTATHITVEGFDSLVPEVIDLDAPRDGVPLVIETRAGLERCAAALAAGHGPAGVDAERASGFRYGQRAFLVQIRREGAGTWLIDPEPFGDLSIINDALRGVEWILHAASQDLPCLSELGMWPDKLFDTELAARLAGLPRVGLAAVIEQLLGFGLAKEHSAADWSTRPLPEPWLRYAALDVEVLTELREELIELLTADGKLEYAEQEFAAILEAGQAPPRVDPWRKTSGLHQIRDRRQLAAVRELWLERDSLAQKRDVAPGRLIPDSSLVAAAKAMPTTVPQLLGTKGFHGRAAQREAPRWLRCISTARSLEELPPLHLPTNAPPPPRVWADRDPEAAARLATARPLLQARAEELNLPVENLLTPDYLRRVAWRPPAEISEEGIAEELQNLGARQWQIQLTAPLIAEAFLNPQPLPPKEAKAAATGTADAPSEAPS; this comes from the coding sequence ATGACCCCTCATAATCCGGAAATCACCACGGCCAACACAGCCGCAGCCACCAACCCTGCCGCCAGTACGGCCAGCGCTGCGGACACGGCAACCCACATCACGGTGGAAGGCTTCGACAGCCTGGTCCCCGAGGTCATTGATCTCGACGCCCCGCGTGACGGCGTTCCGCTCGTCATCGAAACCCGGGCAGGACTGGAGCGCTGCGCGGCAGCCCTGGCCGCGGGCCACGGCCCCGCGGGGGTCGACGCCGAACGGGCATCCGGATTCCGTTACGGCCAGCGCGCTTTCCTGGTCCAGATCCGCCGCGAAGGCGCCGGCACCTGGCTGATCGACCCTGAGCCGTTCGGCGACCTCAGCATCATCAACGACGCACTGCGGGGCGTCGAATGGATCCTGCACGCCGCCAGCCAGGACCTCCCCTGCCTCTCCGAACTCGGCATGTGGCCGGACAAGCTCTTCGACACCGAGCTCGCCGCCAGGCTGGCGGGTCTGCCCCGGGTGGGCCTCGCCGCCGTGATCGAGCAGCTCCTCGGCTTCGGACTGGCCAAGGAACACTCCGCCGCCGACTGGTCTACCCGGCCGCTGCCCGAACCGTGGCTACGCTACGCCGCGCTCGACGTCGAGGTCCTCACCGAGCTGCGCGAGGAGCTGATCGAACTCCTCACCGCAGACGGCAAGCTCGAGTACGCAGAGCAGGAATTCGCCGCGATCCTCGAGGCCGGCCAGGCCCCGCCGCGCGTCGACCCGTGGCGCAAAACCTCCGGGCTGCACCAGATCCGCGACCGCCGCCAGCTCGCGGCCGTCCGCGAACTCTGGCTGGAGCGCGACTCACTCGCCCAGAAGCGCGACGTCGCCCCCGGCCGGCTCATCCCCGACTCCTCCCTCGTGGCCGCCGCGAAGGCCATGCCCACCACCGTGCCGCAGCTGCTCGGCACCAAGGGCTTCCACGGCCGGGCCGCGCAGCGCGAGGCCCCGCGCTGGCTGCGCTGCATCAGCACCGCCCGCAGCCTCGAGGAACTGCCGCCGCTGCACCTTCCCACCAACGCTCCCCCGCCGCCGCGCGTCTGGGCCGACCGGGATCCGGAAGCCGCGGCACGCCTTGCCACCGCCAGGCCCCTGCTGCAGGCCCGGGCCGAGGAACTGAACCTGCCGGTCGAGAACCTGCTCACTCCGGACTACCTGCGCCGCGTGGCATGGCGCCCGCCGGCCGAGATCAGCGAGGAAGGCATCGCCGAGGAGCTCCAGAACCTCGGGGCCCGCCAGTGGCAGATCCAGCTCACCGCCCCGTTGATCGCCGAAGCGTTCCTGAACCCGCAGCCGCTGCCGCCGAAAGAGGCCAAGGCAGCCGCCACCGGAACGGCCGACGCCCCGTCCGAAGCCCCTTCCTGA
- a CDS encoding acetyl-CoA C-acyltransferase, with translation MSQASSAQPATGRRNTVRDVVFVDGVRTPFGRAGEKGIYAGTRADDLVVKCIRELMRRNPSLPAERIDEVAIAATTQTGDQGLTIGRTATLLAGLPRTVPGFAIDRMCAGAMTAVTTTASGIGFGAYDVVIAGGVEHMGNHPMGAGADPNPRFMSERIVDPAALNMGNTAENLHDRFPAITKERTDAYAVASQDKLAAAYAKEQIQPDLVPVATMKPGRGWTVNTVDEPPRPGTSVEDLAALRTPFRAHGRVTAGNAAGLNDGATAALLASADAAEELGLPVKMRLVSYAFAGVEPEVMGIGPVPATEKALKNAGLGIGDIGLFEINEAFAVQVLSFLDHFGIADDDPRVNRYGGAIAVGHPLASSGVRLMNQLARQFEEDPSVRFGMTTMCIGLGMGATVIWENPHHADYGTDYTTTETGAAA, from the coding sequence GTGAGCCAAGCCAGCAGCGCCCAGCCGGCCACCGGACGAAGGAACACCGTCCGCGACGTCGTTTTCGTCGACGGCGTCCGCACCCCGTTCGGCCGCGCCGGCGAGAAGGGCATTTACGCCGGAACCCGTGCCGATGACCTGGTGGTCAAATGCATCCGCGAACTCATGCGCCGCAACCCGTCCCTGCCGGCGGAGCGGATCGACGAGGTGGCCATTGCCGCCACCACCCAGACCGGCGACCAGGGCCTGACCATCGGCCGCACCGCGACCCTGCTGGCCGGGCTGCCGCGAACCGTTCCCGGGTTTGCCATCGACCGGATGTGCGCCGGCGCCATGACCGCGGTTACGACGACGGCGAGCGGAATCGGCTTCGGCGCGTACGACGTCGTCATCGCCGGCGGCGTCGAACACATGGGCAACCACCCGATGGGCGCGGGCGCGGACCCCAACCCGCGCTTTATGTCCGAACGGATCGTGGACCCCGCCGCCCTGAACATGGGCAACACCGCGGAAAACCTGCACGACCGCTTCCCCGCCATCACCAAGGAGCGCACGGACGCCTACGCCGTAGCCTCCCAGGACAAGCTGGCGGCCGCCTACGCCAAGGAGCAGATCCAGCCGGACCTGGTCCCGGTAGCCACCATGAAGCCCGGCCGGGGCTGGACCGTCAACACCGTCGATGAGCCGCCGCGCCCGGGCACCTCGGTGGAGGACCTCGCCGCCCTGCGCACCCCGTTCCGCGCGCACGGCCGCGTCACCGCCGGCAACGCCGCCGGCCTCAACGACGGCGCCACCGCTGCGCTCCTGGCCTCGGCCGACGCCGCCGAGGAGCTCGGCCTGCCGGTCAAGATGCGCCTGGTCAGCTACGCCTTCGCCGGCGTCGAACCCGAGGTCATGGGCATCGGCCCGGTCCCGGCCACAGAGAAGGCGCTCAAAAACGCCGGGCTCGGCATCGGGGACATCGGCCTGTTCGAAATCAACGAGGCCTTCGCCGTCCAGGTGCTCAGCTTCCTGGACCACTTCGGCATCGCCGACGACGACCCCCGGGTCAACCGCTACGGCGGCGCGATCGCCGTCGGCCACCCGCTGGCCTCCTCCGGCGTCCGGCTGATGAACCAGCTGGCCCGGCAGTTCGAGGAGGACCCCAGCGTCCGCTTTGGCATGACCACCATGTGCATTGGCCTGGGCATGGGCGCCACGGTCATCTGGGAAAACCCGCACCACGCCGATTACGGCACCGACTACACCACCACCGAGACTGGAGCCGCAGCATGA